In Fusobacterium perfoetens, a genomic segment contains:
- the frr gene encoding ribosome recycling factor, producing MSVEILMNDCKDKMAKAIEATRHKFTAIRAGRASVAMLDGIKVEQYGSLMSLNQVGTVSAPEPRLLVIDPWDKSVIPAIEKAIMASNVGLTPNNDGRVIRLMVPELTADRRKEYVKLAKKEAEEGKVAVRNIRKDINNALRRVQKDEEITEDELKKYEEEVQKLTDKTIKDIDALLAVKEKEITTV from the coding sequence ATGAGCGTAGAAATTTTAATGAACGATTGTAAAGACAAAATGGCGAAAGCAATTGAAGCTACAAGACACAAGTTTACAGCTATCAGAGCAGGAAGAGCAAGTGTTGCTATGCTTGATGGAATAAAAGTTGAGCAGTATGGTTCTTTAATGTCTTTAAATCAAGTTGGGACAGTATCAGCTCCAGAACCTAGACTTCTAGTGATTGATCCGTGGGATAAATCAGTTATACCTGCAATAGAAAAAGCTATAATGGCTTCAAATGTAGGTCTTACTCCAAACAATGACGGAAGAGTTATAAGACTTATGGTTCCTGAACTTACAGCAGACAGAAGAAAAGAATATGTAAAACTTGCTAAAAAAGAAGCTGAAGAAGGAAAAGTAGCAGTAAGAAATATAAGAAAAGATATAAATAATGCTCTTAGAAGAGTTCAAAAAGATGAAGAAATAACAGAAGATGAATTAAAAAAATATGAAGAAGAAGTTCAAAAATTAACAGATAAAACTATAAAAGATATAGATGCTCTTCTTGCAGTAAAAGAAAAAGAAATAACAACTGTTTAA
- a CDS encoding cold-shock protein — translation MLKGTVKWFNKEKGFGFITSEEGKDYFVHFSGIVGEGFRSLEENQAVTFEVEEGAKGPIAVKVTVA, via the coding sequence ATGTTAAAAGGTACAGTAAAATGGTTTAATAAGGAAAAAGGATTTGGATTTATTACTTCTGAAGAAGGAAAAGACTATTTTGTTCATTTTTCAGGAATAGTAGGAGAAGGATTCAGAAGTCTTGAAGAAAATCAAGCAGTTACTTTTGAAGTAGAAGAAGGAGCAAAAGGTCCTATAGCTGTAAAAGTAACAGTAGCTTAA